The Kitasatospora paranensis genome has a window encoding:
- a CDS encoding glycoside hydrolase family 13 protein: protein MVQQPDRPDWWRDAAIYQVYPRSFADGNGDGTGDLAGIRTRLPYLAELGVEAVWFNPWYPSPLKDGGYDVADYRAIDPVFGSLEEAEKLIAEASDLGIRTIVDIVPNHVSDQHPWFRAALAAGIGSPERDLFHFTEGRGENGELPPNDWQSEFGGCPWTRIEDGQWYLHLFATEQPDLNWAHPQVRREHEEILRFWFDRGAAGVRIDSAGLLTKEPGLPDFELGVDVHPFVDRDDLHEIYRSWRAIADSYEQPRVLIGEIWVPDTERFARYLRPDELHTAFNFDFLARPWAAAELRSSIDGTLAAHAPVGAPATWVLCNHDVTRTVTRYGREDSRFQFATKAFGTPTDLALGLRRARAAALLSMALPGSLYLYQGEELGLPEVEDLPLDRMQDPMHFRSGGTVPGRDGCRVPLPWSGRETPYGFAPAGVEPWLPQPADWAPLTVEAQTGDAHSMLELYRAALRIRRERITGEFGWLPSAPDVLAFRRADGFGCLVNLGEAPVPLPEGARPVLASGPLAEDGLPSDTAVWLEFLDSRL, encoded by the coding sequence GTGGTACAGCAGCCCGACCGCCCTGACTGGTGGCGAGACGCGGCGATCTACCAGGTCTACCCGCGCAGTTTCGCCGACGGCAACGGCGACGGCACCGGTGACCTGGCGGGAATCCGCACCCGGCTCCCGTACCTCGCCGAACTCGGCGTCGAAGCCGTCTGGTTCAACCCGTGGTATCCGTCGCCGCTCAAGGACGGCGGCTACGACGTCGCGGACTACCGCGCCATCGACCCGGTCTTCGGCTCGCTGGAGGAGGCCGAGAAGCTGATCGCCGAGGCGTCCGACCTCGGCATCCGCACCATCGTGGACATCGTGCCCAACCACGTGTCGGACCAGCACCCGTGGTTCCGGGCGGCGCTGGCGGCCGGCATCGGCAGCCCCGAGCGCGACCTCTTCCACTTCACCGAGGGCCGCGGCGAGAACGGTGAACTACCGCCCAACGACTGGCAGTCGGAGTTCGGTGGCTGCCCGTGGACGCGGATCGAGGACGGGCAGTGGTACCTGCACCTGTTCGCGACCGAGCAGCCCGACCTCAACTGGGCCCACCCGCAGGTCCGCCGGGAGCACGAGGAGATCCTGCGGTTCTGGTTCGACCGCGGCGCCGCCGGCGTCCGGATCGACTCGGCCGGCCTGCTCACCAAGGAGCCGGGCCTGCCGGACTTCGAACTCGGCGTCGACGTCCACCCGTTCGTGGACCGCGACGACCTGCACGAGATCTACCGCTCGTGGCGTGCGATCGCCGACTCCTACGAGCAGCCGCGCGTCCTGATCGGTGAGATCTGGGTGCCCGACACCGAGCGGTTCGCCCGTTACCTGCGCCCGGACGAGCTGCACACCGCGTTCAACTTCGACTTCCTGGCCCGGCCCTGGGCCGCCGCGGAGCTGCGGTCCTCGATCGACGGCACGCTCGCCGCGCACGCCCCGGTCGGTGCGCCGGCCACCTGGGTGCTGTGCAACCACGACGTGACCCGGACGGTCACCCGGTACGGCCGGGAGGACAGCCGGTTCCAGTTCGCCACCAAGGCGTTCGGCACCCCCACCGACCTCGCGCTCGGCCTGCGCCGGGCCCGTGCGGCGGCGCTGCTGTCGATGGCGCTGCCCGGTTCGCTCTACCTGTACCAGGGCGAGGAGCTCGGTCTGCCGGAGGTCGAGGACCTGCCGCTGGACCGCATGCAGGACCCGATGCACTTCCGTTCGGGCGGCACCGTCCCCGGCCGGGACGGCTGCCGGGTCCCGCTGCCCTGGTCCGGCCGGGAGACGCCGTACGGCTTCGCACCCGCGGGCGTGGAGCCGTGGCTGCCGCAGCCCGCGGACTGGGCGCCGCTGACGGTGGAGGCGCAGACCGGCGACGCGCACTCGATGCTCGAGCTGTACCGGGCGGCGCTGCGGATCCGCCGGGAGCGGATCACCGGGGAGTTCGGCTGGCTGCCGTCCGCGCCGGACGTGCTGGCCTTTCGCCGCGCGGACGGCTTCGGCTGCCTGGTCAACCTGGGCGAAGCCCCGGTGCCGCTGCCTGAGGGGGCGCGGCCGGTGCTCGCCAGTGGTCCGCTGGCGGAGGACGGCCTGCCGTCGGACACGGCCGTGTGGCTGGAGTTCCTGGACAGTCGTCTATGA
- a CDS encoding DUF1304 domain-containing protein, whose amino-acid sequence MQAVANVLVGLVAALHAYILVLEMFLWERSPGRSLSGFDAELARTTAPLAANQGLYNGFLAAGLVWGLIAADPVGHDAQVFFLSCVVVAGLYGAATANRRILFAQALPGALALAAVLAAG is encoded by the coding sequence ATGCAAGCGGTGGCGAACGTCCTGGTCGGCCTGGTGGCCGCACTGCACGCGTACATCCTGGTCCTGGAGATGTTCCTCTGGGAGCGCTCCCCAGGGCGGTCGCTCTCCGGCTTCGACGCGGAGCTCGCCCGCACCACCGCCCCGCTCGCCGCCAACCAGGGCCTCTACAACGGGTTCCTGGCGGCCGGCCTGGTCTGGGGCCTGATCGCCGCGGACCCGGTCGGCCACGACGCCCAGGTGTTCTTCCTGTCCTGCGTGGTGGTGGCCGGGCTCTACGGCGCCGCCACCGCCAACCGGCGGATCCTCTTCGCCCAGGCGCTGCCCGGCGCCCTCGCCCTCGCCGCCGTGCTGGCCGCCGGATGA
- a CDS encoding TetR/AcrR family transcriptional regulator has protein sequence MTDPRAERTRARLRAALVAECRERQLAEVSVSAVVRRAGLGRATFYLHYEDLQALAVDACGEVVRDAVEALHDWRGPVDPARPPDALAAFLAAAAEHAALYRTLLTPGGGGPLGDLMHRQLRERSRTERLRAGAPHPDTVASAVAAAFTGLLADWLHGLIDADPATLAARAWRLLVALHRVPLDG, from the coding sequence ATGACCGACCCGCGCGCCGAGCGCACCAGGGCGCGGCTGCGGGCGGCCCTGGTCGCCGAATGCCGCGAGCGGCAGCTCGCCGAGGTGAGCGTATCGGCCGTGGTCCGCCGGGCCGGGCTCGGCCGGGCCACCTTCTACCTCCACTACGAGGACCTCCAGGCGCTCGCCGTCGACGCCTGCGGCGAGGTCGTCCGGGACGCGGTGGAAGCCCTGCACGACTGGCGCGGCCCGGTCGACCCGGCGCGGCCGCCCGACGCACTCGCCGCCTTCCTCGCGGCGGCAGCCGAGCACGCCGCGCTCTACCGCACCCTGCTCACGCCCGGCGGCGGCGGACCACTCGGCGACCTGATGCACCGTCAACTGCGCGAGCGCAGCCGGACGGAGCGCCTGCGGGCCGGCGCGCCGCACCCGGACACGGTGGCCTCCGCGGTCGCCGCCGCCTTCACCGGGCTGCTGGCCGACTGGCTGCACGGTCTCATCGACGCCGACCCGGCCACCCTGGCGGCCCGCGCCTGGCGGCTGCTGGTCGCCCTCCACCGGGTCCCGCTGGACGGCTGA